The genomic interval TCTATCTGCAAAAAGGCGACGTAGATTCAGCGATACGGTTCCTGAGCATTCTGCAAAAACTGCAGGAAGAGCAAAAAGACCGGAATTTATCCAGAGACACCCTGTATCTTTCCCTCGTGATTTCATTAAAAACCTCGCAGCCGATTTCGGAATCCGATTATTTCACCCTCATGAACTCATTGAAAGCGGACGGATTCGAAGGCCTGTACGCCTTCGTCTGCGCAAACGTCCACCTGTACGCGCATTACTATCGCTCCTTCAAGAACGTCATCTCCGTCTGCAACGAGGCGATCTCGTACTATGCGCTTATCCAAAATGAAATGGGGCTTTCGTTCGCGTATCATAAAGCGGGCATTATGTTTTCCAATCATGGAAACTTTCGCGAAGCTCTGATCTACATGAACAAAACCCTGCACATCCGCGAGGCCGGAGGAAACACGGAAGGCGTAATACGGATACAAAACGGCATCGGATATCTGTATTACCTGCAAGGGAAATATTCCCAGGCGCTGTCCTGCTTCCAAAAGAGCATATCGCTTCTGAATGCTCTGGATAAGCATGAAGAAACCTGCATCACGCTCTACAACATCGGCATGCTCTATTTCACCTGCGCTCAATACGAGAAAGGCGCGGCGATCGCCGATAAGCTGTTGCAGCTTATGCAAACCCTCAGGGTCGACATCATTCCCTACCATAAAAAGTACGACGTCTACATCCTCAAGGCGCTGTGCATCGCGAAGCTCGGGAAGACCGCGAAAGCGTTTGAACTTATCGCGCGGCTGCGTCCGGGACATCGAGACTATCCCTGGAAGACCCGCTTTTATTATAAACTGCTCAGGGGAATCGTCGCTGCCGACGAAGGCGATATGGAAGACGCATCCCATCACTTTCAAACGGCGCGGGTATGCCTTGAAGGAGGAGAAGACGCGGGAACCGACAGCCTGCCGATACTGGAGTATGAATACGCGAGGGCATGGTTGGTCAACGGAAATCCGGAAAAAGCCCACGAACGCATCAATGCAGGCCTCTCCGACGCTTCCGGGAAAGAAACAGAATTTCTCAGGGAACGTCTTGAAACCCTCCGCGAAACCGGCAGAGAAACCCCTCCGACGCTCTGCCTCCCCGAAACGTCCGTGAATACGGGCACCATGATCAATCTCGCCAAAAAAGAATTTCTCCTTAACAGGCTGCAGACGAAAATTCGCGACATACACTTCCTGAATATCCTGCAAAGCGAATTGAACCAGACTGCGGACAGAACCTCGGCGGCGAGAAAACTAACCCGCCTGATCAAGTACCAGTTTCCGATGGAAGTGATCCTGTTTCTTTCGGTCACTCCCGGGCCGGACGGAACCCTCATCCCCGGAAAGCTGATCGCCTGGTCCTGTCCCGCAGGGCTTGAACCGGAAGAACTGCAGCCCCTCATCGCGGCAATCCTCTCGGTTCCGAAGAAGCAAACATTCGGTTCCGAGGAAATACATCAGGCCGCTCCCGACAACTCGGTTCCGATCAGGAACGCAGTCTCCCTCACGATAATGGAGCACGGAATTCCCGCGGCCTGCCTTTTCATGGCAAGCGCGAACGCGTCGCTCATCCTTCCTCCCGAGGATATGGAAACGCTCAGGTTCGCAACCGCGCATATAGGAACGCTCTTCACCAAAATACGCCATAACGAAGATTTGTTCAGATTATCGCGCGAGGATTCCCTTACCGGGCTTTACAACCGACAGGCTCTCCAAACTCAATTACAGGAAGAAGAAAAAAGGCTTTCAACTCCCGATCACTATCCGCCGCCCGGCCTTTCCATCGTTTTTATCGACCTTGATAACTTCAAATATTACAACGACAGCTTCGGCCACGCTCTGGGAGACATTCTGCTTACGGAATTCGCCAAGCTCGTCAAACATTCGTTCAGAGACATCGATTTCGCGGCTCGATACGGTGGAGACGAATTCATCATTTTGATGCCGGATACTGACGCAGAAATAGCAGCCCTGCCGGCGGAGCGCTTATTCAACGCAATCGAAAAGGAGCAATGGTTCCTTCCGAGAATCGCCGAATACCTGCGCCGCCCGGTCGCCATCGCCGAAGAACTCAGGCTCTCCTGTTCGATAGGAATCGCGTCGAGCTCGAATAACGGCGCTCAACGAAGAACGCCGGAGGAACTGGTAAAACTCGCCGATAACGCACTGTATCAAGCGAAAAAAACAGGCAAGCATAAAATCGTCATCTGCAGAGAATCTGACAACTACAGCAGTTTGTGATACACTCTCCGGCATGACGGAATCGGACGACAGACTTGTTACAATCGAAATGAAACTCGCCTATCTCGAGGATTTTCTCGGCAGGCTGCAGGAAACAGTTCTCCAGCAGAACGACGACCTGGATAAAATTAAAAATGAAAACAAAGCCTTGCGAACAAAGCTCACCGATCTATCTGACACAATGCAGGACATGCCGCATGTCAGACCGCCCCATTATTAACAAGAACCGGCATGTATGACCGCTTTCTTTGATATGATTGCTTGACCTGTAACAGTTTTAGATTTATGGTGTTTTATAGATTTTGGAGATACTTATGCAGAAAATATTGATTGTAGAAGACGACGTATCAGTTTCCGGCATGGTTCAAGCGCTTTTAGAAGAAGAAGGCTATCAGGTCAGCACTGTGCCTTCTGCGGAAAAGGCAAAAGAAATCCTCAATACTGAAAAACCCGAGCTTGCCCTCGTAGACATTATATTGCCCGGACAGGGAGGCATGGACCTCATACTCGAACTGCATACAGCCTATCCCGACCTCAAGGTGGTTCTCACCTCCGGAAAAATCGACATGAATAAATCGACATTCAAGGTTCTTGCCCATCAGTTCGGCGTCATATCGATCCTTCCCAAACCCTTCACCGTAGAAGAGCTCCTCGAAACAGTCCGCGACGCGCTCGCCAGCTGAATGAAAAAAGCCTCCCTGAGATGGGAGGCTTTTTTATGTTCAAAGCTGCATTCGCTTAAGTGAACAAAGAAGCTATTTCCTTTTTATACAAATCATTCAGTTTATAACGCATAATCTCCTGCTTCGCGGAAAGCTCGACGCCGGTTTCGAATTGCTTTTCCAGCAGCACAAAACGGTTAATCCGTTCAAACAACTTAAAACCGTTGCGCGAGTTCACGAGATCCGCGATTTCAGACTCGTATAGTTTCCGTACCTGAAGATCGGAAAGCAAATCGGAAAAGCGATCCGTCGGCAGAGCCGCTTCTTTCGCCCATGACAGAAGCTCGTCCCTGTTAACAACGATAAGCGCGCCCAGATAGCGCTGATCCTGGCCCAAAACCACCGCCTGCGAAACAAAGCACGATTCGTTGATTTTCATTTCTATCGGAGTAGGCTCTATATTCTCGCCGCCGCGGAGAACTATCGTATCCTTCTTCCTTCCGCGAAGAATAATCTCCCCTTTCAGCGTCTTATAGCCGATGTCGCCCGTATCGAGCCAGCCGTCAGAGGAGAGCACTTTTGCCGTCAACTCCGGCTTGCGGTAATAACCGCGCATCACATTCCGGCCTTTTACATAAACGGTGCCCTTTGAACCGGGAGGAAGCTCGCGCCCCTCGTCGTCCAGAATCTTCACTGTGCAACAGCTGATCGGCGTGCCGATGGTTCCGAAAACCGGCTTTGACATCGGACGCACAGCCACGACCGGCGCCGTTTCCGTCAAGCCGTAGCCTTCAACGACGTTTATGCCGACAGCCCAAAAAAATTCGTCGATATACGGAGGAAGTGCGCCTCCCCCGGATACGCCTCCCCTGAAGCCGGTGCCGAGTTTGGCGCGGATTTTCTTAAACACCAGCAAACCGCCGAGCGCCTTCAGCGGGGAAAGCAAGAGAAAGGGGACGAAGCACAACACCGCCCCGGCTACGCCGGAGGCGCGGCTGACAACCGGAGAACGGCCGAAAACGCGCCGTTCGCATCGGGACTGGAGAATCGCTACAGTCACGAAAAAGTTGAACATCAGCCACACAATGCCGCCTGTTTTGCGCATGAGCCTGAAAATGCCGTCGTAGACGGACTCCCAGATCCTCGGCACCGAAGGAAGAAGCTGCGGATTCATCAATGCGAGATCCGCGAGAAGGATGCTCCCTATCGGTTTCGAATACACGATAGATGCACCGCTGAACAGAATTACGTACTCGCACAGACGTTCGAAAGAATGCCATACCGGAAGAACGCAAAGCGCTTTCTCGCCCGGATGCAGAATAATCCTCGACGGAAGCTCTTCCAGCTGACACAGGAAATTGTCATGAGTGAGCATAACGCCCTTTGGTTCGCCCGTCGTTCCGGAAGTGAAAATCAACGTTGCGATATCGTCGGCAAGACCGGCTTCCAACTCTGCTTCTATCCGCCCGGGATGAAGCTTTCTCCATTCAACGCCGGCTGAAAGCAGCGAAGCATAGGTATGAACCGAAAAACCGGCGGACGAGAAGGACTCGGAGTTCTCCGCGGACGGCGGATCGATGAAGATCAACGAATCAAGCAGAGGAACGCTACCCCGGACTTCGAGCATCTTTTTGCCCTGCGCCTCGTTTTCCAAAACGGCAGTTTTACATTCAGCAAAAGAAAGGATATAGGATATTTCCTGCTTGGTCGCGTCGCAGCCGCGAGGGACATCGGCTCCGCCGATCGCCATGATGGCCATGCTCGAATGAAGCCACTCCTTGCGGTTATCGGCGATCAACCCGATATGATCTCCGCGCTGATGGCCGAGAGATATAAAGCCTGCTCCTAAACTCAACACAATCTCATAATAATCACGAAAAAAAACCGGTTCGAAACGACCGGCGGAATTCTTAGCGAACTGTCCCGGAAGATCCGGGTATTCTGAAGCGATGCGCTTCAGCAATTTTGGCAAGGTTTGATCCATAGATTACAAATTATCATGACATGTCATTTTGTGCAAGTTTCACTATTTTAACATTTACTGCATTAACCGGCTTTATTAAGAGGAAACGATAGTCTTATGTTAATCAACAGGAAAAGTGAAAAAAAGGTTGAAGATCGATCATGTTATGCGATAATTCAGTACTGAATACATGAGCAATCGGTAGTGAAAAGCGAAGCTCCCATGAAACTTCACGATTGCTTGACAGCATACCGATTCATACTGGTTTCCCGGCTAATGCGATTTTTATAGTTTCAGAAGATCCAACGAAGAAAGCATCTAGTCATCAGCGAGGTAAAAAATGACAATGATTAGTAAAATTTTTACACATAATCATGGCAACCGGTTGCCATGTAATATTGACAACGTATACATTTCATAGGATAGTGGTGAAAGCGGGATATAGGGGGCATGACAAGACGGCCTCCAGGTTGCATATCCATTCCCTGTTTGGATCCATTAGATCAATCAGCGATTTCCGTTATCAACGGCTGAGACATTCAGCTTGACCTTTTATAGGAGAGAAAATGAAAGGAATAACCCTCGAACAGATCAGTTCGCGCGCACCCGGAGAAGTCGCCGGGAAATTTACGAATTTTCTTGGCGAAACCTACTACCGGATCGGTAACTATGACGCCATGCCGCCCTTTTTCATGACGATAGTAAGCGCATCGGACATCTGGAACTATATCTGGTCTAACGGAGGCTTAACCGCCGGCCGTAAACACTGCGACCAGGCGGTTTTTCCCTACTATACCGCTGATAAAGTCTCGGACGGAAGGACGTACACCGGCTCGTTCACTGCTATCCAGGTTAAAACCCAAGACGGAACCTATCACTGGGAGCCATTCTCGGAAGCTGCCAACGGGCTATGGTCAATAGAAAGGAATCTGTATAAAAACCATTCTGGATCGAAGGTCTATTTTGAAGAGGTTAACAACGATCTCGGCCTTACCTTCCAATATGGATGGACATCCTCCGACGCATACGGATTGGTGCGGCATTCGAGGATAATTAATAATTCGGGGACAGAGCAAACCGTCACCGTGCTCGACGGCTGCAGAAACATTCTGCCGTCATGCGTCACAGCGGACTTCCAAAACAACAACAGCGTTTTGCTTGACGCGTATAAACGGACAGACCTTGATGAAGATTCCGGCATGGCTATTTTCTCCATCACGTCGATAGTATCCGATAAAGCAGAGCCCAGCGAAGGACTCCTTGCGAATATTGGCTGGTTTTCCTGCGAGGGAGATATTACTCTGTCCCCCGATGCCCCGGATGACTTCAGGAAAGGAAAGGCTCTTAATCGAGATATAGTTCTCAAGGGACAGAGACCGGCATATTTAATTAAAAGAATACTTGCTCTGTCCCCGCGTGGAGGAACCGATTCGTGGTATCAGGTATTCGATACGAGTCTCGAAGCCGGAAAAATAGCAGAGATAAAAAGAAAACTGAAAAACAGAAGCGTTGTCCTGAAAGACCTGGAGAACGATATTCAAAAAGGCGTAGAACAACTCATTTCCTACATAGCTACTGCCGACGGTCTGCAGAACACTGCGGATACGGAGACATGCATACATCATGAAGCGAACGTCCTTTTCAATATTATGCGCGGCGGAATATTCGCAGACCGCGAAGGTCTTTCCGTAGAGGACTTCAGGTCCTTTGCCGCTGTAAGAAATAAAAAAGCAGGGGCCGACATAGCGCAGCTTACCAAAAATCTCCCGAGCAACGTATCATTTCGAAAGCTCGAAGAAACGATCGCGGCAAGCAATAATCCGCAAGCCATTCGCTTATTCCGCGAATATCTTCCAATAACCTTTTCAAGACGCCACGGAGACCCAAGCCGTCCATGGAACCGTTTTTCAATCGAAATCAAGGACGAGAAAGGCAATCCAAAACTGAATTACCAGGGAAATTGGCGCGATATTTTCCAAAACTGGGAAGCTCTGTCCCTCTCATGGCCGGAGTACACCCAGAACATCATAGCGAAATTCCTTAACGCAACGACGGCTGATGGGTACAATCCCTACCGAATCACGCGAGAAGGAATAGACTGGGAAATTCAGGAACCGGAAAATCCTTGGTCGAACATAGGCTACTGGGGCGACCACCAAATCATCTACCTTGCAAAGCTCATGGAGCTGCAACACCGCATCAATCCGGCCGCTCTTGCTTCGGATTTGGATTCTCCGCTCTATTCCAGCGGAAACGTACCGTACCGGCTTAAATCTCACGCAGATATTCTCCAGAATCCAAGATCGACGATTATTTTCGATTACGACCTTCATGAGAAAATCATGGCCGCTGAAAAGAGCGAAGGAACCGACGCAAGGCTTCTGCATGCAAAAGACGGCAGCGTAGCCCTTGTATCCATGACGACTAAAATTCTCACGCTTATTCTCGCAAAAATGGCGAGCTTCGTTCCCGGCGGCGGAATCTGGCTCAACACGCAACGCCCTGAATGGAACGACGCGAACAATGCGCTGGCAGGATACGGCCTTTCCATGGTTACGCTGTATTACCTCAGACGTTTTCTTTCATTCCTTCAAATGCTCTATACTGAATCGGGGACAGAGCAATTCAATATTTCCGAAGAGACGGCTGTTTTCTATCGAGAGATAGCTCAATACTATCAAAAAGCCCGCCCGGAATCGCTTTTTGAAACGAAGGCCCGACGAACATGCGTCGACACAATCGGATTGCTCTTCGAAAAACAAAGAAAGGCTCTCTACAACAGTGGATATTCGGAGAATTTACAGCCCGTTTCAAAGGATGAAATTCTTAAGGGAATAGCCGCCTTTATTTCACACATCGACGCCTCGATCGCGAAGAACCGCAGAAACGACGGACTCTACCATGCCTACAATACAATGGAAGTCCGGGAAGACGGAGGAATCGAGGTTCATAACCTCGATGTGATGCTAGAAGGGCAGGTTGCGGTTCTCTCATCGGGATCGCTTTCCGATGACGAAGCAGTGAATCTGTGCGAAAGCCTTAAAAAAAGCCCGCTGTTCAGGGAAGATCAGTATTCATATATCCTCTATCCCAATAAGGAACTCCCGCGATTCCTTGCAAAGAATCAGGTATCACCGAGCGACGCAGAAGGCATTCTTCTCTTGAAAACGCTGCTCGATCAGGGAGACTCGTCGATCATATATAAAGACGCTGCAGGCGAGTGCCATTTCAATCCCGGATTCAGAAACAACAAGGATTTGGACAAGGCCCTAAGCGAGCTTGGAAAGAAAAACGCGGCGGCGACAGAGGAAATAATTGTACGGGATCGGAATAAAATCATGGAACTCTATGAGCAAACGTTCCATCACCGCAGCTTTACCGGAAGATCAGGCACTTTCTATGCGTATGAAGGACTCGGCAGCATATACTGGCACATGGTGTCGAAATTGATGCTTGCGGTTCAGGAAAATTATATGCGTGCGAAAGGCCCGGCGAAGGAAAAGCTTGCACGAATCTATTACGACGTCAGAAAAGGCATCGGCTTTAACAAGACGCCTCAAGTCTACGGAGCGTTTCCGACAGACCCCTATTCGCACACTCCGGCGGGCCAGGGAGCGAAACAGCCGGGAATGACCGGACAGGTTAAGGAAGAGATACTCACGCGCTGGGGAGAACTCGGGGTTCAAATAGACGAGGGAAGGATTCGATTCGTTCCGGAACTCCTCCGCAAATCCGAAATTCGCGCGGACAATACCATAGAGTTCAGCTGGTGCGCCATTCCCGTCACCTATCGTTTTACGAAGACGGAGGATGGGGGACAGAGCACAGAAAGCGAGTTCGTATTGGGCAGAGCGGCGAAGATTATTCTTAAAATGGCAGATTCTAGTCAGACGATCGACGGAGATGCTCTGTCCCCTGAATATTCCAGCGAAGTCTTCAGACATACCGGTACGATCAAGGCGATAGAAGTCCATATCCGATGATGATGCATCCCTGGGCAGCTAGATAGGTGATCCAGGGAAGCTGATACTCAGCTCGGGGATGACGACCGTGAACGGTAGTCTCCCCGAGAATCGAGTCGGAGATGAGGTATAATACGCCTCCGCATGCTATTAAAATCCAGAAACCGCCGTATGCGAACGCATAAATCAACGCCGCTGCAGCCATGAATCCGAGTAAACACGAGTACACCCTTGAGCCCCACACAATTCGAGCCGGCATCCCCTTGTAATACACGCGCAGGGAAAAAACTATTTGAGGAATACTAACAAAAAGCACAATGAGAGGAATACTGTAAGTAAAATTAAAAAGCGACGAATTTGAAGAGAATGCGCAAAACGCCGCGGAATAACATATTTGAGTGATGCTGAATGAAAGCAATCCTCCGAATATTGGAGTATTGCGGGTAATCCTTTGAGCGAACTCATGTTGCAGGTTAAAATAATCGCCGATAATCGCGAAAATCGAACCCAGAGGAATTAACAGAGACGGAAATTCTTTTGCCGGCGATGCGATAAACAGAACCCAAGAAACCATTACCAGAAGGAATGAGTACCCAAGATAGGGGACCCTTGAATATTCAAGCCTCGCCGAAGAGGACGATACAGTCTTTAAGGATCTCCAATGAATCGAAAAAGAGAGAAGAACGATGAAAGGAATGAATCCCAAAGATACAGCAAGCATATTCATAGAAACCTCCAAACAACAAGATTTCTGCAGAATTGAATGCATTAAAATGCGCTTCGCATCGGTTAAAGCGTAATTCATTTTATGATATATTGAAAATATGATTGAGCATTTACTCTTGGATCTCGACAATACGCTCTATCCGGCGTCGAGCGGGATGGACGAAGGCATAACCAATCGAATGATGAAATTCGTCGCTGATTTTTTGCGAGTACCGATCGACGAGGGACAGAGCATGAGAGCAGCGGCTCTGCCGGGCTATGGAACAACGCTGGAATGGCTGAAAAGCGAACATAACTTGAAGGACGAACAATCCTACTTCAACGCTGTTCATCCTCCGTCAGAGTTGACCGAGCTGCAAAAGGACGAAAACCTCAGGCCGTATCTCTTGTCCCTCAAGAAACCGATGACGTTGCTGACAAACGCGCCGATGGCCCATGCACAGAGGGTTCTCGACTTTTTCGGCATCTCCGACCTTTTTTTAGGCGTCTTTGACATAACCTATCACAACGGCGCAGGAAAACCGCATCCGGACAGCTATCTTACTACTCTAGCAGCTGTAGGACACACGGTGACAGACAGCTTGTTCGTCGACGACCACATGAAATATGTTCGGGGCTATAAAGAGGTAGGAGGCAAAGCGGTGCTCGTCGATGAAACAGGAAAATACGAAACGCTTGCCATGTCGGAAGGCTTCGGATACATACGAAATATCTATCAGCTTGCAGAGATGCTTACAGAATATTGACACGCAGGCCCGGAGCGCTATTAGTATCTAACAACGAATAATTCAGGAGCGATCACATGAATCCCGATTCACTAGCTATCCGTTACAAACACCTTTTCCCGGAATTAAAGCGTCTCTCGCGCGCTGAAAACGTCATAACAGAGCATAATGTCCTTCAACCGGCGAATATGGGCATACGAACCTTTATGGACGCCATGTGCGAAGAAAACATGTTACCGAACTCGGAATTCCGCAATATGCAGCACGCAGAAACCTTTTTAGAGGGCATTAAGGCGGGAAAACGCGGAATCATTTTAATGGAACATTACAGCAACTTCGATCTTCCCGGAATCATGTATCTTTTAAGCAGAGAAGGCGGCATCGGAAAAGAACTCGCCGACCGGATCATTGCTATTGCCGGGATGAAACTTAATGAAGAAAACCCCTTCGTTTCGGCCTTCGCGGAAGCATACAGCAGAATTATCATCTACCCGAGCAGATCCCTGGCATCGATCACCGATCCGGAGAAATACAAAACAGAAGAACAGCGGAGCCGGGTCATCAATATGGCGTCGATGCGCGCGCTGGATCGCGTACGGAAAGACGGAAACGCGGTATTAGTGTTCCCCTCAGGGACGCGGTATCGGCCAGGAAAACCCGAGACAAAGAAAGGCGTGAGAGAAATCGATTCATACATCCGTCTGTCCGATATCATGATGCTAGTTTCGATTAATGGAAACTGCCTGCGCTTCTCGGAAGACCCCGCAGATATGTTGGGAGACGTCGTCTGCAAGGATAGAATAATCATGACTGCCAGCCCCGTTTACGACTGCAATCAATTCCGGGAAGAAGCCCGGACATGGAAAGGAGCGGAAATCGAAGACAAAAAACAACTTGTTGTCGATTACGTCATGCATCGTCTAGAAACAATGCACGACGAGAACGAAGCAGGCAGACTGAGCTGATTAATAATGTAGGGACAGAGAAAGGCTGTATCAAAACGCTGCTCAGAGTTGCTCTGTCCCTCAATACTAAATCAAATTAAAGAATCGAGACGGCACCGCGCAGCAAGAGCGTGGCCGGATAAACCCTCCGCCTTGGCAATCTGTTCCGCGGCGCGAAGCGATTTAACCAAGCCGTCGAATGCGTTCGGATCGACTGATCCAACAGAAGCCTCCGGGACGCGAAGTGTCGTAACCGTCTTAAGGAAATGCCTAACTGACAATCCTCCGGTAAACCGCGCCGCCCCGGATGTCGGCAGGGTATGGTTTAAACCCGCGGCATAATCTCCGAGAACTTCTGCGGAGCGATGGCCGATGAATAATGATCCGTAGTTCCGTACTTTTTCGCACAAAAGCTCTCGTTCCGTTCCATCAGAAACAGCGATTTCCAAATGTTCGGGAGCCTTCCTGTTTGCGATTTCTGCGGCTTCATTCAAATCATCAACCACAATGATCATCGAGTTATTTCCGATGCTGCTCCGAGCCGCAGCCGATTCCGGCAGATCATTGAGCAACACTGAAATCCTGTTCTGAACGGATTGCGCGATTTCCATCGAACAGGTTAACAGTATTGCCTGCGCATCGGGATCATGTTCAGCTTGAGCCAATAAATCTGCGGCCATCCAATCCGGATGAGCGGAATCGTCGCAGATGATCATTACTTCTGTCGGGCCAGCGACTAAATCGATTCCGACCTGGCCGTACACCCTTTTTTTCGCTTCCGCGACGAACTTATTCCCCGGGCCGACAATAACATCGACTTTCGGAATCGTTTCCGTGCCATAAGCCATTGCCGCGATCGCCTGAGCTCCGCCGACAGCAAACACCCTGTCGATACCGCACAAAGAAGCAACAGCCAGAATTCGTTCATCAGCCCAAGGAATCGATGCGTCGCCGTTCAAGGGCGCAGGCGGCGTGCACAGAACAATTTCCTTGACTCCTGCCGCTTTAGCAGGGACAGAGCCCATAATAACCGAAGAAAAGAGTGGAAAACGCCCCGCCGGAACGTACACGCCAGCCCTGTCGACCGGTATGGTTTTTTGTCCGGTAACAATTCCGGGGGACAGAGCAACTTCAAAATCAGAGAAAGACTCTCGCTGCTTCAAAGCAAATTTAAACGCAAGGTTATAAGACAACTTCAACGACTCATATAGGTCCGGATCAACATCCTTCAGACGCAACTCAGCTTCTACAAGTCTGGATTTATCGATTTCTAATGATATCGGAGCAACCCGGTCGAAACGTTTGGCATAGGTATGAATCGCGGCATCGCCGGATGAACGGACATCGTCAATTATCTGGGTCACAATGCTCAGATCCTCTGCAAAGGAACGTTGCGCGTAAAAGGAAGAAGGAACCTCTGTCCCCTTCACTATTTGTAAAATGTCTTTCATTCAAAACCTCACGTATTTACTAAATTAGTAGTTTAGTTGTATACTAACCCCATCAAGGAGTAATTATGAAAATTCCTGTCACCTTAAAACACAAACCTGTTATAACGTGCGAGAACTACGAACAGGTAGACGGACGTTCGGCATATTCGTCCGAAGCCAAAGGCCTCTCCCTCGGACTTGCGCAATGGAATGAACGCGGCAAGATAGATATCGCGGCAAAGGTCTGGCGTTACACCGGCGAAAAGTGGTCTCGGCAGTCTGAAGAGCTGCCTTTGCATAGGGTGCTGGATCTATCGTTGCTCATTGTTCAATCGATTCTTCATTTCCGCGAAGCGTATCGTCATCCTGACTTATTCGACCATGAAAAGCCGGAAATTGGCAAGATCGGCATTCAAGGCGACGCGTTGCGGATGGGAGTTTGCACCGAAAATCCGTGCATTCTCGAAGACATAAAACTATTCCGCGACGCATTAGCAAAAGACGATGAACTGTTGGCTGAAAGGCTTCACGCGCTATCTGCATTGCTTCAGGAAGCCGGCTACGGAAGAAACAATCGGAAGCAATAGCAGAATTACGACAACCAGGAATCAGGCTCGCTGAGAAATGCGAGCCGACGATTCCTTCTATGCCAGAGGCTTCCCCAAATCCATACATCAGACCTATCGACAAGACCGGCTTTCACGGGGTTTTCCTCAATATACAAAATTGTCCGCAAGATCTGTCTGATTGAATCGAGAACCCAGGATGCGAACCGATCGCCCCAAAAATGCCCTGTTCGGTTATACCTCCTGTTGTATGCTCGCGCGAAAACGCTCATAATCCATTGCATGATCGAAGAGAGGCTTTCTCCCTCGCCAGGCAGAATGATGATATGAAAATGGTTTCCCATTATCACAAAACTGTCGATCGAGAATCGATATTTCTCATGAGCCCGTTCGAGGACGCTGACAAACAAAGCTCTTGCCTCGTCGGATTCCAATAGGATCTCGCGATTATTAGTCCGAGCGGCAACATGATACCGTGATCCCGC from Teretinema zuelzerae carries:
- a CDS encoding response regulator — its product is MQKILIVEDDVSVSGMVQALLEEEGYQVSTVPSAEKAKEILNTEKPELALVDIILPGQGGMDLILELHTAYPDLKVVLTSGKIDMNKSTFKVLAHQFGVISILPKPFTVEELLETVRDALAS
- a CDS encoding AMP-dependent synthetase/ligase — translated: MDQTLPKLLKRIASEYPDLPGQFAKNSAGRFEPVFFRDYYEIVLSLGAGFISLGHQRGDHIGLIADNRKEWLHSSMAIMAIGGADVPRGCDATKQEISYILSFAECKTAVLENEAQGKKMLEVRGSVPLLDSLIFIDPPSAENSESFSSAGFSVHTYASLLSAGVEWRKLHPGRIEAELEAGLADDIATLIFTSGTTGEPKGVMLTHDNFLCQLEELPSRIILHPGEKALCVLPVWHSFERLCEYVILFSGASIVYSKPIGSILLADLALMNPQLLPSVPRIWESVYDGIFRLMRKTGGIVWLMFNFFVTVAILQSRCERRVFGRSPVVSRASGVAGAVLCFVPFLLLSPLKALGGLLVFKKIRAKLGTGFRGGVSGGGALPPYIDEFFWAVGINVVEGYGLTETAPVVAVRPMSKPVFGTIGTPISCCTVKILDDEGRELPPGSKGTVYVKGRNVMRGYYRKPELTAKVLSSDGWLDTGDIGYKTLKGEIILRGRKKDTIVLRGGENIEPTPIEMKINESCFVSQAVVLGQDQRYLGALIVVNRDELLSWAKEAALPTDRFSDLLSDLQVRKLYESEIADLVNSRNGFKLFERINRFVLLEKQFETGVELSAKQEIMRYKLNDLYKKEIASLFT
- a CDS encoding SlyX family protein, translating into MTESDDRLVTIEMKLAYLEDFLGRLQETVLQQNDDLDKIKNENKALRTKLTDLSDTMQDMPHVRPPHY
- a CDS encoding lysoplasmalogenase family protein, with product MNYALTDAKRILMHSILQKSCCLEVSMNMLAVSLGFIPFIVLLSFSIHWRSLKTVSSSSARLEYSRVPYLGYSFLLVMVSWVLFIASPAKEFPSLLIPLGSIFAIIGDYFNLQHEFAQRITRNTPIFGGLLSFSITQICYSAAFCAFSSNSSLFNFTYSIPLIVLFVSIPQIVFSLRVYYKGMPARIVWGSRVYSCLLGFMAAAALIYAFAYGGFWILIACGGVLYLISDSILGETTVHGRHPRAEYQLPWITYLAAQGCIIIGYGLLSP
- a CDS encoding diguanylate cyclase — protein: MKPMLQNNQNSFQKILRNSWADVCSGAPRTLICSATDTAAFRSAATGFIAEAAEQIYLADHHISPDAVHPPCHPFMEIIPDFCKLYDQNPWTLVQSDCVYPPLKPLFASFIEGIPALRKDYIFLDEISFEKSKFRQSLFDLLAALSLIRPIVVVLSGIRNAGPELLEFLKFLQEKQRNPEGDRARILCVCAYSPQYGLEDEASLERWDSFIGFTEQKEGVFGIESSSGTGDEQLEEQNLMPLNMIVDHAMRNLSFLACEEALTCCEEAEKSLGIVNPDDAPAMQRKITEIRALSLYYLGRYSEALIAYHSLVEAAQRQDKPALLAKTYIQTAMVYLQKGDVDSAIRFLSILQKLQEEQKDRNLSRDTLYLSLVISLKTSQPISESDYFTLMNSLKADGFEGLYAFVCANVHLYAHYYRSFKNVISVCNEAISYYALIQNEMGLSFAYHKAGIMFSNHGNFREALIYMNKTLHIREAGGNTEGVIRIQNGIGYLYYLQGKYSQALSCFQKSISLLNALDKHEETCITLYNIGMLYFTCAQYEKGAAIADKLLQLMQTLRVDIIPYHKKYDVYILKALCIAKLGKTAKAFELIARLRPGHRDYPWKTRFYYKLLRGIVAADEGDMEDASHHFQTARVCLEGGEDAGTDSLPILEYEYARAWLVNGNPEKAHERINAGLSDASGKETEFLRERLETLRETGRETPPTLCLPETSVNTGTMINLAKKEFLLNRLQTKIRDIHFLNILQSELNQTADRTSAARKLTRLIKYQFPMEVILFLSVTPGPDGTLIPGKLIAWSCPAGLEPEELQPLIAAILSVPKKQTFGSEEIHQAAPDNSVPIRNAVSLTIMEHGIPAACLFMASANASLILPPEDMETLRFATAHIGTLFTKIRHNEDLFRLSREDSLTGLYNRQALQTQLQEEEKRLSTPDHYPPPGLSIVFIDLDNFKYYNDSFGHALGDILLTEFAKLVKHSFRDIDFAARYGGDEFIILMPDTDAEIAALPAERLFNAIEKEQWFLPRIAEYLRRPVAIAEELRLSCSIGIASSSNNGAQRRTPEELVKLADNALYQAKKTGKHKIVICRESDNYSSL